One segment of Streptomyces sp. YIM 121038 DNA contains the following:
- a CDS encoding non-ribosomal peptide synthetase, with amino-acid sequence MEDVWPLSPLQEGMLYHTALDHDGPDTYTVQTVYGIDGPLDAARLRASWQAVVDRHAALRACFRYVSGAQMVQVIARDAEIPWRETDLSGLPHDIADSEVDRLAADEVSQRLHIETAPLMKLHLIRLGPERHRLVHTLHHVLVDGWSMPVIHRELAAIYAANGDASALPPTVPYRDYLAWLGRQDKEAAKAAWREEFAGLDTPTTVAPADPTRVPDIDTAMIELSPQLTEELAGLARGHGLTLNSIVQGAWAVVLAQLAGRTDVVFGATASGRPGDLAGVESMVGQLLNTLPVRVRLDGGRRAIELFAELQRDQSALMAHHHIGLQDVQAVAGPGAVFDTLIIYENFPRKGLGQVPDEGLTLRPLKRGRNSSHYPFTLITGPGERMPLILDYDRGLFDRAVAESVVGALARVLERLAAEPDVLVGRLPLLSETERALVVDEWNATAGPVPGESVVEMFARRVAAAPDAVALTDAGGADLSYAEVDRASNRLARYLAGHGIGRGDRIGVAMDRSPDLLIAFLAIWKTGAAYVPVDIEYPAERIAFILDDSAVSTVLCTESTSGVVPEGAIVLDAPGTRAAVDGCAATAPQTRPSADDLAYVMYTSGSTGLPKGVGIPHGAVAGLAGDEGWQIGPDDGVLMHATHVFDPSLYAMWVPLAMGGRVLLTEPGVLDAAGVRRAVERGATAVHLTAGSFRALAETSPECFAGLVEIGTGGDVVPAQSVQNLRRAQPGLRVRNTYGPTETTLCATWKPIEPGEELGSELPIGRPMTNRKIYVLDAFLRPVAPGVTGELYIAGTGLARGYLTSAGLTAERFVACPFLAGEPMYRTGDLARWNQHGEVVFLGRADDQVKIRGYRVELGEVEAVLAAQPGVVEAVVVAREDQPGEKRLVGYFVSDGSDAGAAQIRRHMAQVLPAYMVPMAVVALPGLPVTAHGKVDRRALPAPDLAGHAAEKAPESETEKVLCALFSEILGVDHVGGDDTFHDLGGSSALAMRLIARIREELGADLPIRQLFSSPTPAGLARMLAAKSRPALEAAQRPDRVPLTTRQLRAWLLADPGKDTAGLHTSVTLRLRGRLDVPALAAALGDVAARHEIFRTTFPGDAQSVHQHIQDGLTVELTPVPATEEDLPGLLAERRESAFDLTKDVPWRCELFALAEREHVLHLRVHRILADDDSLDVFFRDLAAAYRARREGRVPERAPLAVQFADYAIWEQRLLADENEPGSLPHEQVAFWRDNLAGIDGETVLPFDRPRPAVASRRAGTVELRLDASPYARLMDAAESAGADAFQVVHAALAMLLTKLGAGHDLVIGTTLPRDEDLIDLEPMIGPFTRPVALRTEVSGDPTFLEVVTRAQEALRAAQEHLDVPFERLAELLDLPASLSRHPVFQVGLEVLEEGLGTWDARELPGLRTDVEPGGAEAMELDLAFKLTERLDDEECIEGLLRYATDLFERDTAESVARRLVRVLEQVAEDPRRRISDLDICLDDVERGRPVIAPARWSGAAPPALADLAEDGPLGALLLDDQLSPVAPGAVGDLYVTGPTVDAGKDGRSTLPCPFGTPGHQMLRTGLLARKTSSKTLVVLGERRRSTRSVKTGDYEVLLPLQAAGDRPPLFCLHASGGLSWNYQPLLRHLPVNQPVYGVQARGLARTEPLPDSVEEMAADYLTHIRAVQPTGPYHLLGWSLGGRIAQAMAALLEAEGEEVGLLALLDAYPVYMGRNATGTVSEEAMRDEEAVQKRKEQDLELAGGLVQGPGVRERLEAVMRNLWEVGPRHTASPFAGDILLFVATEERPAHLPVTEAIASWRDFTSGSIEPHEIPSNHYDLVQPAALAQIGAIVSEKLRSRHKSERTQR; translated from the coding sequence GTGGAGGACGTCTGGCCCCTTTCGCCGCTGCAGGAAGGGATGCTGTATCACACCGCACTTGACCACGACGGTCCTGACACCTACACCGTGCAGACCGTGTACGGCATCGACGGCCCGCTGGACGCTGCCCGGCTGAGGGCGTCGTGGCAGGCCGTCGTGGACCGGCACGCCGCGCTGCGAGCCTGTTTCCGCTATGTCAGCGGCGCACAGATGGTGCAGGTCATCGCACGGGACGCCGAGATCCCCTGGCGCGAGACGGATCTTTCCGGGCTGCCGCACGACATCGCCGACAGCGAGGTGGACCGCCTTGCCGCCGACGAGGTGTCCCAGCGGCTGCACATCGAGACGGCGCCGCTGATGAAACTGCACCTGATCCGGCTCGGCCCGGAGCGCCACCGGCTCGTGCACACCCTTCACCACGTGCTGGTGGACGGCTGGTCGATGCCCGTCATCCACCGCGAACTGGCCGCGATCTACGCGGCGAACGGGGACGCGTCCGCACTCCCGCCCACCGTGCCCTACCGGGACTACCTCGCCTGGCTGGGCCGACAGGACAAGGAGGCGGCCAAGGCGGCCTGGCGGGAGGAGTTCGCAGGCCTCGACACGCCCACCACGGTCGCCCCGGCCGACCCCACCCGCGTGCCGGACATCGACACGGCGATGATCGAGCTGTCCCCGCAACTGACAGAAGAGCTGGCCGGGCTGGCACGCGGACACGGCCTCACCCTGAACAGCATCGTGCAAGGCGCGTGGGCCGTCGTGCTGGCGCAACTGGCCGGCCGTACCGACGTGGTGTTCGGCGCCACCGCCTCCGGGCGCCCCGGCGACCTCGCCGGTGTGGAGTCGATGGTCGGCCAGCTGCTCAACACCCTGCCGGTGCGGGTCCGGCTCGACGGCGGGCGGCGGGCCATCGAGTTGTTTGCCGAGCTGCAGCGCGACCAGTCGGCACTCATGGCCCACCACCACATCGGCCTGCAAGACGTGCAGGCCGTCGCCGGACCCGGAGCGGTCTTCGACACGCTCATCATCTACGAGAACTTCCCTCGCAAGGGACTCGGCCAGGTGCCCGACGAGGGTCTGACCCTGCGCCCGCTGAAGCGAGGGCGCAACTCCTCGCACTACCCGTTCACCCTGATCACAGGACCCGGCGAGCGGATGCCGCTCATCCTCGACTACGACCGGGGCCTGTTCGACCGCGCGGTCGCCGAATCGGTCGTGGGCGCGCTGGCCCGCGTGCTGGAACGGCTGGCCGCCGAGCCCGATGTGCTCGTCGGCCGTCTGCCACTGCTGAGCGAGACCGAGCGCGCCCTGGTGGTGGACGAATGGAACGCGACCGCGGGCCCGGTGCCCGGCGAATCCGTGGTCGAGATGTTCGCGCGGCGAGTGGCCGCGGCCCCGGACGCGGTGGCGCTCACCGACGCGGGCGGCGCGGATCTGAGCTACGCCGAGGTCGACCGGGCTTCGAACCGGCTGGCCCGCTACCTCGCCGGTCATGGCATCGGCCGCGGCGACCGGATCGGCGTGGCCATGGACAGGTCACCGGACCTGCTGATCGCGTTCCTGGCGATCTGGAAGACAGGCGCGGCGTACGTCCCGGTGGACATCGAGTACCCGGCCGAGCGGATCGCGTTCATTCTCGACGACTCCGCCGTCTCCACCGTCCTGTGCACAGAGTCGACCAGCGGAGTCGTGCCGGAAGGCGCGATCGTCCTCGACGCGCCCGGGACACGGGCAGCCGTCGACGGCTGTGCCGCCACGGCGCCGCAGACCCGGCCGAGCGCCGACGACCTGGCGTACGTGATGTACACCTCCGGATCCACCGGCCTCCCCAAGGGCGTGGGCATCCCCCACGGGGCCGTGGCCGGCCTGGCCGGAGACGAGGGCTGGCAGATCGGTCCGGACGACGGCGTGCTGATGCACGCGACGCACGTCTTCGACCCCTCGCTCTACGCGATGTGGGTGCCGCTCGCCATGGGCGGCCGCGTCCTGCTCACCGAGCCGGGAGTGCTGGACGCGGCCGGGGTACGCCGAGCCGTCGAACGCGGCGCGACCGCCGTCCACCTCACCGCCGGCAGCTTCCGCGCCCTGGCGGAGACGTCCCCGGAGTGCTTCGCGGGTCTGGTCGAAATCGGGACCGGCGGGGACGTGGTCCCCGCCCAGTCGGTGCAGAACCTGCGGCGGGCCCAGCCCGGCCTGCGGGTGCGGAACACCTACGGGCCGACCGAGACCACCCTGTGCGCGACGTGGAAGCCGATCGAGCCCGGCGAGGAACTCGGGTCGGAGCTGCCGATCGGCCGCCCCATGACCAACCGCAAGATCTACGTCCTCGATGCCTTCCTGCGCCCGGTCGCGCCGGGAGTAACCGGCGAGCTGTACATCGCCGGCACCGGGCTGGCCCGCGGATACCTCACCAGCGCGGGCCTGACCGCCGAGCGGTTCGTGGCGTGCCCCTTCCTCGCCGGGGAACCGATGTACCGCACCGGCGACCTGGCGCGCTGGAACCAGCACGGCGAGGTGGTGTTCCTCGGCCGCGCCGACGACCAGGTGAAGATCCGCGGCTACCGGGTGGAGCTGGGCGAGGTGGAGGCCGTCCTCGCGGCCCAGCCCGGGGTGGTCGAGGCCGTCGTCGTGGCGCGGGAGGACCAGCCGGGCGAGAAGCGCCTGGTGGGCTACTTCGTCTCCGACGGCAGCGATGCGGGGGCAGCACAGATCCGGCGGCACATGGCCCAGGTCCTGCCCGCGTACATGGTGCCGATGGCGGTCGTCGCCCTGCCCGGCCTGCCGGTCACCGCCCACGGCAAGGTGGACCGCCGGGCCCTGCCCGCCCCGGACCTCGCGGGACACGCCGCGGAGAAGGCGCCGGAGAGCGAGACCGAGAAGGTGCTGTGCGCCCTGTTCTCCGAGATCCTCGGCGTCGACCACGTGGGGGGCGACGACACCTTCCACGACCTCGGCGGGAGTTCGGCGCTCGCCATGCGGCTCATCGCGCGGATCCGTGAGGAACTCGGCGCGGATCTGCCCATCCGGCAGCTGTTCTCCTCGCCGACACCCGCGGGCCTGGCGAGGATGCTCGCCGCGAAGTCACGCCCCGCGCTGGAAGCCGCCCAGCGGCCGGACCGGGTGCCGCTCACCACCCGACAGCTGCGCGCCTGGCTGCTGGCCGACCCCGGGAAGGACACGGCCGGCCTGCACACGTCGGTCACACTGCGCCTGCGCGGCCGGCTGGACGTGCCCGCGCTCGCGGCGGCGCTCGGCGACGTCGCGGCCCGGCACGAGATCTTCCGTACGACCTTCCCCGGCGACGCACAGAGCGTCCACCAGCACATTCAAGACGGTCTTACGGTCGAGCTGACTCCCGTCCCGGCCACCGAAGAAGACCTTCCCGGGCTGCTCGCCGAGCGGCGCGAGTCGGCGTTCGACCTCACCAAGGACGTGCCGTGGCGATGTGAGCTGTTCGCACTCGCGGAGCGGGAACACGTGCTGCACCTGCGGGTGCACCGGATTCTCGCCGACGACGACTCGCTGGACGTGTTCTTCCGCGACCTGGCGGCCGCATACAGGGCGCGGCGCGAGGGGCGGGTCCCGGAGCGCGCGCCCCTGGCTGTGCAGTTCGCCGACTACGCGATCTGGGAGCAGCGACTGCTCGCGGACGAGAACGAGCCGGGCAGCCTGCCCCACGAGCAGGTCGCCTTCTGGCGGGACAACCTGGCCGGCATCGACGGGGAGACGGTGCTGCCGTTCGACCGCCCGCGGCCGGCCGTCGCGTCGCGCCGGGCCGGTACGGTCGAGCTGCGCCTTGACGCGAGCCCGTACGCCCGGTTGATGGACGCGGCGGAGTCGGCCGGCGCGGACGCCTTCCAGGTGGTGCACGCCGCGCTCGCCATGCTGCTGACGAAACTGGGCGCGGGCCACGACCTGGTGATCGGCACGACGCTGCCCCGTGACGAGGACCTCATCGACCTCGAGCCGATGATCGGGCCGTTCACCCGGCCGGTCGCCCTGCGCACGGAAGTCTCGGGCGACCCGACCTTCCTCGAAGTCGTCACCCGCGCGCAGGAAGCGCTCCGGGCCGCGCAGGAGCACCTGGACGTGCCCTTCGAGCGGCTCGCCGAACTCCTCGACCTGCCCGCCTCGCTCTCCCGCCACCCCGTGTTCCAGGTGGGACTCGAGGTGCTGGAAGAAGGGCTCGGCACCTGGGACGCGAGGGAACTGCCGGGCCTGCGCACCGATGTCGAACCCGGCGGGGCCGAGGCCATGGAGCTGGATCTCGCGTTCAAGCTCACCGAGCGCCTCGACGACGAGGAGTGCATCGAAGGCCTCCTCCGCTACGCCACCGACCTGTTCGAGCGGGACACGGCCGAGTCGGTGGCCCGGCGCCTTGTCCGCGTCCTGGAACAGGTGGCGGAGGATCCCCGGCGGCGGATCAGCGACCTGGACATCTGCCTGGACGACGTCGAACGCGGCCGTCCGGTCATCGCACCGGCGCGGTGGTCGGGGGCCGCGCCCCCGGCGCTCGCCGACCTGGCCGAGGACGGCCCGCTCGGCGCGCTCCTGCTCGACGACCAGCTGAGCCCGGTCGCGCCGGGGGCCGTGGGCGATCTGTACGTCACCGGGCCGACGGTGGACGCGGGCAAGGACGGTCGGTCCACCCTGCCCTGCCCGTTCGGAACTCCGGGACATCAGATGCTGCGCACGGGTCTGCTCGCCCGGAAGACCTCCTCCAAAACCCTGGTCGTCCTGGGCGAGCGGCGGCGCTCGACCCGTTCGGTGAAGACGGGTGACTACGAGGTCCTGCTGCCGCTGCAAGCCGCCGGTGACCGCCCGCCCCTGTTCTGCCTCCACGCGAGCGGCGGCCTGAGCTGGAACTATCAGCCGTTGCTGCGGCACCTTCCGGTGAATCAGCCGGTCTACGGAGTGCAGGCACGCGGCTTGGCGCGTACCGAACCCCTGCCCGACAGCGTCGAGGAGATGGCGGCCGATTACCTGACACACATCCGGGCTGTGCAGCCGACCGGGCCGTACCACCTCCTCGGCTGGTCGCTCGGCGGGCGGATCGCACAGGCGATGGCCGCGCTGCTCGAGGCGGAAGGGGAGGAGGTCGGCCTGCTGGCCCTGCTCGACGCCTATCCCGTCTACATGGGACGGAACGCGACCGGCACGGTCAGCGAAGAAGCCATGCGCGACGAGGAGGCCGTGCAAAAGCGCAAGGAGCAGGACCTGGAACTTGCGGGTGGACTGGTCCAGGGGCCCGGCGTCAGGGAGCGCCTCGAGGCGGTGATGCGCAACCTGTGGGAGGTCGGGCCGCGGCACACCGCCTCGCCCTTCGCCGGCGACATCTTGCTCTTCGTCGCCACGGAGGAGCGGCCGGCGCATCTGCCCGTAACGGAGGCCATAGCGAGCTGGAGGGACTTCACCAGCGGAAGCATCGAGCCCCACGAGATCCCGTCCAACCACTACGACTTGGTGCAACCCGCGGCGCTGGCCCAGATTGGAGCCATCGTCTCCGAGAAGCTCCGTTCTCGACACAAGAGCGAAAGGACACAACGATGA
- a CDS encoding MbtH family protein: MSNPFDDDEGSFFVLVNHEGQHSLWPTFAEVPAGWSRVHGEAPRQECLDYVEENWKDLRPKSLIQEAGA; this comes from the coding sequence ATGAGCAACCCGTTCGACGACGACGAGGGTTCCTTCTTCGTGCTGGTCAACCACGAGGGCCAGCACTCCCTCTGGCCGACCTTCGCGGAAGTGCCTGCCGGCTGGTCCCGTGTCCACGGTGAGGCCCCCCGTCAGGAGTGCCTCGATTACGTCGAGGAGAACTGGAAGGACCTCAGGCCGAAGAGCCTCATCCAGGAAGCCGGCGCCTGA
- a CDS encoding cytochrome P450: protein MLEENNVVRGTFEEINVDLGLDIHRRDRFDPVPELRALMAEGPMAVLGVEDAPEGRTAWLAAGYDEIRQVLGSEKFSSKLLYHGTAAGFIFPGFLTQYDPPEHTRLRRMVTGPFAIRRIQGFQPQVEKIVEATLDDIESTGGPVDFVPRFGWPIATTVTCDFVGISRDDQAELSRALHASRAERSGKRRLAAGNKFWAYMNQVVTRTRRDPGDDLFGVVVREHGDEITDAELIGVAAFVMGAGGDQVARFLAAAAWLMVEEPEQFAVLRDRPETVPDWLDEVVRYITSDEKTTPRIALEDVRISGCPIKAGDTVTPSFLAANRRNFPGPDDRFDITRDKPAHVAFGHGIHHCLGRSLAEMVFRVAIPALAHRFPTLRLAEPDREIKLGQPPLNVEALWLDW, encoded by the coding sequence GTGCTCGAGGAGAACAACGTTGTCCGGGGCACGTTCGAAGAGATCAACGTTGACCTGGGCTTGGACATACACCGACGGGACCGGTTCGATCCGGTGCCAGAGCTACGCGCCTTGATGGCCGAGGGCCCCATGGCCGTACTGGGCGTCGAGGACGCCCCCGAAGGGCGGACCGCGTGGCTTGCCGCCGGGTACGACGAGATCCGGCAGGTTCTCGGCTCGGAAAAATTCAGCTCCAAACTGCTCTACCACGGCACCGCGGCCGGTTTCATCTTCCCCGGCTTCCTCACTCAGTACGATCCACCGGAGCACACGCGTCTGCGCCGGATGGTGACAGGCCCCTTCGCCATCCGGCGGATACAGGGGTTCCAGCCGCAGGTCGAGAAGATCGTCGAGGCCACTCTCGACGACATCGAGTCCACCGGTGGCCCCGTGGACTTCGTCCCGCGTTTCGGGTGGCCCATCGCGACGACGGTGACCTGCGACTTCGTCGGCATTTCACGTGATGACCAGGCGGAGCTGTCCCGTGCCCTGCACGCCAGCCGGGCCGAACGGTCGGGTAAGCGGCGCCTGGCGGCGGGAAACAAGTTCTGGGCGTACATGAACCAGGTCGTGACGCGTACCCGCCGCGATCCCGGTGACGACCTGTTCGGCGTCGTGGTGCGCGAGCACGGCGACGAGATCACCGACGCGGAGCTGATCGGGGTGGCCGCGTTCGTCATGGGCGCGGGCGGGGACCAGGTGGCGCGCTTCCTCGCGGCGGCCGCGTGGCTGATGGTCGAGGAGCCCGAGCAGTTCGCCGTGCTGCGGGACAGGCCGGAGACCGTGCCGGACTGGCTGGACGAGGTGGTCCGCTACATCACCAGCGACGAGAAGACCACTCCGCGCATCGCGTTGGAGGACGTGCGCATCAGCGGTTGTCCCATCAAGGCAGGCGACACCGTCACGCCCTCGTTCCTTGCCGCGAACCGCCGGAACTTCCCAGGCCCGGACGACCGGTTCGACATCACCCGGGACAAGCCCGCGCATGTCGCGTTCGGACACGGCATCCACCACTGCCTTGGCCGGTCGCTGGCCGAGATGGTGTTCCGGGTGGCGATCCCGGCTCTGGCGCATCGCTTTCCGACGCTGCGGCTCGCCGAACCGGATCGCGAGATCAAGTTGGGGCAGCCGCCGCTCAACGTGGAAGCCCTGTGGCTCGACTGGTAG
- a CDS encoding cytochrome P450: protein MTGDDERPVHIRRQGLDPADELLAAGPLTRVTAGSGADAETRWMATTHAVVRQVMGDHKRFSTRRRWDRRDEVGGEGIFRPRELVGNLMDYDPPEHTRMRQKLTPGFTLRKMQRLQPSIEQIVTERLDAMEQAGSPADLIEFVAEEVPGAVLCELIGVPKDDRVMFLRLCHAHLDASRSQKRRAAAGEAFSRYLLAMIARERKDPGEGLIGAVVAEHGDAATDEELRGFCVQVMLAGDDNISGMIGLGVLALLRHPEQIAAFRGDERSARRAVDELIRYLTVTYSPTPRIAMEDVIIGDQVIKKGESVICSLPAANRDPDLTPDPDRLDVTREPAPHVAFGHGVHHCLGAALARLELQTVYTALWRRFPGLRLADPAQENMFRLTTPAYGLTELMVAW, encoded by the coding sequence TTGACTGGTGACGACGAGCGCCCCGTCCACATTCGCAGACAGGGCCTCGATCCGGCGGACGAACTGCTCGCCGCGGGACCGCTGACGAGGGTCACTGCGGGATCCGGAGCGGACGCCGAGACCCGCTGGATGGCGACCACGCACGCTGTCGTCCGACAGGTGATGGGCGATCACAAGAGGTTCAGCACACGGCGCCGCTGGGACCGGCGGGACGAGGTCGGTGGGGAGGGCATCTTCCGGCCGCGCGAGCTGGTCGGCAACCTGATGGACTACGACCCGCCGGAGCACACCCGGATGCGGCAGAAGCTGACTCCCGGCTTCACGCTGCGCAAGATGCAGCGTCTACAGCCCTCCATCGAACAGATCGTGACCGAGCGCCTCGATGCCATGGAGCAGGCGGGGTCCCCCGCGGATCTGATCGAGTTCGTCGCCGAGGAGGTGCCCGGGGCCGTGCTGTGCGAGCTCATCGGCGTGCCCAAGGACGACCGGGTGATGTTCCTGCGGCTGTGTCACGCTCATCTCGACGCCTCGCGAAGCCAGAAGAGGCGGGCGGCGGCCGGCGAGGCGTTCTCCCGCTACCTGTTGGCGATGATCGCCAGGGAACGGAAGGATCCGGGCGAGGGGTTGATCGGAGCGGTCGTCGCCGAACACGGCGACGCGGCCACGGACGAGGAGCTGAGGGGCTTCTGCGTCCAGGTGATGCTGGCAGGCGACGACAACATCTCCGGAATGATCGGCCTTGGAGTGCTGGCGCTGCTGCGCCACCCCGAGCAGATCGCAGCGTTCCGAGGCGACGAACGGTCGGCGCGACGGGCGGTCGACGAGCTGATCCGCTACCTGACGGTCACTTACTCCCCGACGCCCCGCATCGCCATGGAGGACGTCATCATCGGGGACCAGGTGATCAAGAAGGGGGAGAGCGTCATCTGCTCGCTTCCGGCGGCCAACCGTGACCCCGACCTGACACCGGATCCGGACCGTCTCGATGTCACGCGCGAGCCCGCCCCGCACGTCGCGTTCGGGCACGGCGTCCACCATTGTCTGGGAGCTGCTCTGGCCCGCCTCGAATTGCAGACGGTCTATACCGCTCTGTGGCGGCGATTTCCCGGGCTGCGGCTCGCGGATCCCGCCCAGGAGAACATGTTTCGCTTGACCACCCCCGCGTATGGACTGACGGAGCTGATGGTCGCCTGGTGA
- a CDS encoding cytochrome P450, translating into MSPDIDEVAPLLREPANFKMRTHCDPHADNFDLRAHGPLFRIVGEASEQLGREYVWQAFGYDVVRRILGDHENFTTRPRFIQGETAERIEPQFVGQISTYDPPEHTRLRKMLTPEFTVRRIRKMEPNIQGLIDDRLEMMEAAGPPADVQRDFADPIGAGVLCELLGIPRDDRHEFVRRLRRNVDLSRGLKARAADSAAFNRYLDNLITRQRKEPGDGLLGMVVQAHGDNITDEELKGLCMALILGGVETVAGMIGFGVVALLDNPGQIPLLFAGREKADRLVTELVRYLSPVQGPNPRLALKDVVIDGQLIKAGDYVLCSVLMANRDEALTPNPNAVDAGREPVSDVGFGHGIHYCVGAALARAMLRISYQSLWRRFPELRLAVPIGEVKYRNAFVDCPDQVPVTW; encoded by the coding sequence ATGAGTCCAGATATCGATGAGGTCGCGCCACTCTTACGAGAGCCCGCGAACTTCAAGATGCGAACGCATTGTGATCCACATGCAGACAATTTCGATCTCAGAGCGCATGGCCCGCTTTTCCGTATTGTCGGTGAGGCGTCCGAGCAGTTGGGCAGAGAATATGTGTGGCAGGCCTTCGGGTACGACGTCGTGCGCAGGATACTGGGCGATCACGAGAATTTCACGACCCGACCCCGGTTCATCCAGGGCGAAACAGCGGAACGCATAGAGCCCCAGTTCGTCGGACAGATATCGACGTACGATCCGCCCGAGCACACGCGCCTGCGGAAGATGCTGACACCGGAGTTCACGGTCCGACGTATCCGCAAGATGGAGCCCAACATACAAGGCCTCATCGACGATCGGCTCGAGATGATGGAAGCCGCGGGACCACCCGCGGACGTCCAGCGGGACTTCGCCGATCCGATCGGCGCGGGCGTTCTGTGCGAGCTGCTCGGCATCCCGCGCGATGACCGGCACGAGTTCGTCCGGCGGCTCAGGCGGAACGTCGATCTGAGTCGCGGGCTCAAGGCGAGGGCCGCCGACAGCGCGGCGTTCAACCGGTACCTGGACAACCTGATCACCCGGCAGCGGAAGGAGCCCGGCGACGGGCTCCTCGGCATGGTCGTGCAAGCGCACGGGGACAACATCACGGACGAGGAGTTGAAGGGCCTGTGCATGGCGCTGATCCTCGGTGGTGTCGAGACCGTCGCGGGAATGATCGGATTCGGGGTCGTCGCGCTCCTGGACAATCCCGGCCAGATACCGTTGCTTTTCGCGGGCCGCGAGAAGGCCGATCGCTTGGTCACCGAACTGGTGCGTTATCTGTCGCCCGTGCAGGGGCCGAATCCCCGCCTGGCCCTCAAGGACGTGGTCATCGACGGGCAGTTGATCAAGGCCGGGGATTATGTGCTGTGTTCGGTTCTCATGGCCAATCGGGACGAGGCGCTGACGCCGAATCCCAACGCCGTCGACGCGGGCCGTGAACCGGTCTCGGACGTCGGATTCGGACACGGCATCCATTACTGCGTAGGCGCGGCGTTGGCAAGGGCGATGCTGCGAATTTCCTATCAGAGCCTCTGGCGACGGTTCCCGGAGCTGCGCCTTGCAGTGCCCATCGGGGAAGTGAAGTATCGAAACGCTTTCGTCGACTGTCCGGATCAGGTGCCCGTGACTTGGTAG
- a CDS encoding tryptophan 7-halogenase — protein sequence MSVDEFDVVVAGGGPGGSTVATLVAMQGHRVLLLEKENFPRYQIGESLLPATVHGVCRLLGVTDELAGAGFPMKRGGTFRWGARPEPWTFHFGISARMAGSTSYAYQVERARFDEILLNNAKRKGVVVREGCAVTDVTEDGDRVTGLRYTDPDGSERAVSARFVVDASGNKSRLYGNVGGTRNYSEFFRSLALFGYFEGGKRLPEPASGNILSVAFDSGWFWYIPLSDTLTSVGAVVRREDAEKVQGDREKALNALIAECPMISDYLSDATRVTTGKYGELRIRKDYSYQQTNFWRPGMVLVGDAACFVDPVFSSGVHLATYSALLAARSINSVLAGELDEKTVLTEFEARYRREYQVFYEFLMSFYQMNVNEDSYFWQAKKVTNSRSATDSESFVELIGGVSSGETALTAADRIAERSAEFAAAVDQMAGGDQEDMVPMFKSQVVRQAMQEAGQVQMKALLGEDAEPELPLFPGGLVSSPDGMKWQPYQQA from the coding sequence ATGTCGGTCGACGAATTCGATGTAGTGGTGGCTGGTGGTGGGCCGGGCGGTTCGACCGTGGCCACACTCGTGGCTATGCAGGGTCATCGGGTGCTGCTCCTCGAGAAGGAGAACTTTCCCCGGTACCAGATCGGCGAGTCGTTGTTGCCTGCCACGGTGCACGGCGTGTGCCGGCTGCTCGGCGTCACGGACGAACTGGCCGGTGCCGGGTTCCCGATGAAGCGCGGTGGCACGTTCCGCTGGGGTGCTCGCCCGGAGCCGTGGACGTTCCACTTCGGCATCTCCGCCCGGATGGCCGGCTCGACGTCATACGCCTATCAGGTCGAGCGGGCGCGATTCGACGAGATCTTGTTGAACAACGCCAAACGCAAGGGTGTCGTCGTACGGGAGGGGTGCGCGGTCACCGATGTGACGGAAGACGGCGACCGTGTCACCGGTCTGCGCTACACCGACCCCGATGGCAGTGAGCGTGCGGTGTCGGCGCGCTTCGTGGTGGACGCGTCGGGCAACAAGAGCCGGCTGTACGGCAACGTCGGCGGCACGCGGAACTATTCGGAGTTCTTCCGCAGCCTGGCGCTGTTCGGCTACTTCGAGGGCGGTAAGCGGCTGCCCGAGCCGGCCTCGGGCAACATCCTGAGCGTGGCCTTCGACAGCGGCTGGTTCTGGTACATCCCGCTGAGTGACACGCTGACCAGCGTTGGCGCGGTCGTGCGCAGGGAGGACGCCGAGAAGGTCCAAGGAGATCGGGAGAAGGCCCTCAACGCCTTGATCGCCGAGTGCCCGATGATTTCGGACTACCTGTCGGACGCGACCCGGGTAACGACCGGAAAATACGGGGAACTGCGGATCCGCAAGGACTACTCCTACCAGCAGACGAACTTCTGGCGGCCAGGGATGGTCCTGGTCGGCGACGCAGCCTGCTTCGTGGACCCGGTGTTCTCTTCCGGCGTGCATCTGGCGACCTACAGCGCGCTGCTCGCTGCCCGGTCGATCAACAGCGTCCTCGCGGGCGAGCTGGACGAGAAGACGGTACTGACCGAGTTCGAGGCGCGGTATCGCCGCGAGTACCAGGTGTTCTACGAGTTTCTCATGTCGTTCTACCAGATGAACGTGAACGAGGACTCGTACTTCTGGCAGGCCAAGAAGGTCACGAACAGCCGGAGCGCCACCGACAGTGAGTCGTTCGTGGAGCTGATCGGTGGGGTGTCGTCCGGTGAGACGGCACTGACGGCGGCGGACAGGATAGCTGAGCGCAGCGCTGAGTTCGCCGCGGCCGTGGATCAGATGGCAGGCGGCGACCAGGAAGACATGGTGCCGATGTTCAAGTCACAGGTGGTCAGGCAGGCGATGCAGGAGGCCGGCCAGGTGCAGATGAAGGCGCTGCTCGGCGAGGACGCCGAGCCCGAGCTGCCGCTCTTCCCCGGCGGCCTCGTGTCCTCACCCGATGGCATGAAATGGCAGCCCTACCAGCAGGCGTGA